One Methanobacterium sp. genomic region harbors:
- the ftsZ gene encoding cell division protein FtsZ yields MKSLINSTLKESEVRRERTPSDIQNNFDISDINSDLKDIIEQSKAKIFVVGTGGAGNNTVSRLMEIGIEGADTISVNTDAQDLFYSNSHQKILIGKGTCGGLGAGGIPEIGEESAEESEEQIKERLEGADMVFVTCGLGGGTGTGSAPVIAKLAKKIGALTIAVATMPFSAEGLRRRENAEKGLEKLQSNADTVIVVPNDKLLEVAPNLPINKAFMVTDELLGRAVKGITELITKPGLVSLDFADIRSIMQGSGMAMIGMGESESGDRAIESVHEALNSPLLDLDISNAKGALINISGSSDMTLHEAEKIVQIVADELDPDANIIWGTQIQEDLQNIIRTTIVVAGVKSPHIYGAPAEREYLEEESKDSVHESALEEFIDGVF; encoded by the coding sequence TTGAAATCTCTTATAAATAGTACCTTAAAAGAATCTGAAGTGAGAAGGGAGAGAACACCAAGTGATATCCAGAATAACTTCGATATATCAGACATCAACAGTGACCTCAAAGACATTATAGAACAGAGTAAAGCAAAAATATTTGTTGTTGGAACTGGAGGGGCTGGAAATAATACAGTTTCAAGACTTATGGAAATAGGAATCGAAGGCGCAGATACTATTTCAGTAAATACAGATGCACAGGACTTATTCTACTCAAATTCTCATCAAAAGATACTCATAGGTAAAGGAACATGTGGAGGATTAGGCGCTGGCGGTATACCTGAGATAGGTGAAGAAAGTGCTGAAGAAAGTGAAGAACAGATAAAAGAAAGGTTAGAAGGAGCCGACATGGTTTTTGTAACCTGTGGGCTTGGTGGAGGTACTGGAACAGGATCTGCTCCAGTAATTGCGAAGTTAGCCAAAAAAATTGGCGCATTAACTATTGCAGTCGCTACAATGCCTTTCAGTGCTGAAGGACTCAGACGACGAGAAAATGCTGAAAAAGGACTTGAAAAGCTGCAGAGTAATGCAGATACAGTAATTGTTGTACCTAATGATAAATTACTGGAAGTTGCACCAAATCTGCCTATAAACAAAGCTTTCATGGTTACAGATGAACTCTTAGGAAGAGCTGTTAAAGGAATAACCGAGCTCATAACTAAACCTGGTCTTGTAAGTCTTGACTTTGCAGATATACGAAGTATAATGCAGGGTTCTGGAATGGCAATGATTGGTATGGGCGAATCTGAATCTGGCGATAGGGCAATTGAATCTGTTCATGAGGCATTAAATAGTCCATTACTTGATCTGGATATTTCAAATGCTAAAGGTGCATTGATAAACATATCTGGAAGTTCAGATATGACATTACACGAAGCTGAAAAGATTGTTCAGATAGTGGCTGATGAACTTGATCCCGATGCAAACATAATCTGGGGTACACAGATACAGGAAGACCTTCAAAATATCATCAGGACAACTATAGTAGTAGCTGGAGTAAAATCTCCTCACATATATGGCGCGCCTGCTGAACGCGAGTATCTGGAAGAAGAAAGCAAAGATTCTGTGCATGAATCTGCTTTAGAAGAGTTTATAGATGGTGTTTTTTAA
- a CDS encoding coenzyme F420-0:L-glutamate ligase: MKNQKYKIIPVKTGYIKPNEPYDIIIDNAENLLENGDYLVISETPIAIAQGRMVDEALVKPSYLATFLADIWSKYLWGYILGPLLRIKQRTIKNLRNLPPEARSHKEVVLKYYGLKHALKPASEAGIDLSNAPGTYVSLLPHEPQHVVEDIAQKISKNVAKEVVAIVIDTDATYEFLGMKFTSLPIAAEGIKADFGIMGYLLGRFGRIIGPTPLAISKPQNMEKILEIAKVADDYQNQTEYSMKTVYDMGNTFDKEVDSVTIEMLSSIEHTPAVIIREIK; this comes from the coding sequence ATGAAAAATCAAAAATATAAAATTATTCCAGTTAAAACAGGTTATATCAAACCAAATGAACCATATGACATCATCATTGATAATGCTGAGAATTTATTAGAGAATGGAGATTATCTCGTAATTTCAGAGACCCCCATAGCCATAGCCCAGGGCAGGATGGTTGATGAAGCATTGGTTAAACCTTCATACCTTGCAACTTTTCTTGCAGATATCTGGTCAAAATACCTGTGGGGTTATATCCTCGGCCCTCTTTTAAGAATTAAACAGAGAACAATTAAAAATTTAAGAAACCTACCTCCTGAAGCGCGATCACATAAGGAAGTTGTACTGAAATATTATGGATTAAAACATGCTTTGAAGCCGGCTTCTGAAGCCGGAATTGACCTGAGTAATGCACCGGGGACTTATGTCTCGCTGTTACCACACGAGCCGCAGCATGTGGTGGAAGACATTGCACAAAAAATATCTAAAAATGTTGCAAAAGAAGTTGTAGCTATAGTAATTGATACAGATGCAACTTATGAATTTTTAGGTATGAAATTTACATCACTTCCCATAGCTGCAGAAGGAATTAAAGCTGATTTTGGAATAATGGGATATCTGCTGGGAAGATTCGGCAGAATCATAGGCCCTACCCCCTTAGCTATCTCCAAACCTCAGAATATGGAAAAAATCCTGGAAATTGCCAAAGTTGCCGATGATTACCAAAACCAAACTGAATACAGTATGAAAACTGTTTACGACATGGGAAATACATTTGACAAAGAAGTTGACAGCGTAACAATTGAAATGTTGAGTTCTATAGAACATACCCCTGCAGTCATCATCAGGGAGATTAAATAA
- a CDS encoding transcription elongation factor Spt5 — translation MIYAFRTLVGQEKNVARLLARNIRNSDIDVTSILVPDTLKGYILVETPSKVDMQDPAFKVPNLRGSVEGEISFEEIKTFLNPEPVLASVKKGSIVELISGPFKDEKAKVVRIDESKEEVVLELIEAAIPIPVTVKGDQIRLIQKEAD, via the coding sequence TTGATATATGCATTTAGAACCCTTGTGGGACAAGAAAAAAACGTTGCAAGGCTGCTTGCAAGAAATATTAGAAACAGTGATATAGACGTAACTTCAATACTTGTTCCAGATACTTTAAAAGGTTATATACTAGTAGAAACTCCTTCAAAAGTAGATATGCAGGATCCCGCATTTAAAGTTCCAAATTTAAGGGGATCAGTTGAAGGTGAAATATCCTTTGAAGAGATAAAAACATTTTTAAACCCAGAACCGGTACTTGCCTCTGTTAAAAAAGGAAGTATTGTAGAGCTTATATCTGGTCCTTTTAAAGATGAAAAAGCTAAAGTAGTTAGAATAGATGAATCTAAGGAAGAAGTAGTTTTAGAACTTATTGAAGCTGCGATTCCAATCCCAGTTACGGTCAAAGGTGACCAAATTAGATTAATACAGAAGGAGGCAGATTAA
- a CDS encoding protein translocase SEC61 complex subunit gamma has translation MNLNKESITQALKQYRRVLYISKRPERDEYINVAKITGIGIIIIGVIGFVITLVAQLISQT, from the coding sequence ATGAATTTGAATAAAGAATCTATTACCCAAGCTTTAAAACAATACAGAAGAGTTTTATACATATCCAAAAGGCCAGAACGTGATGAATATATAAACGTAGCAAAGATAACTGGAATTGGAATTATAATCATAGGGGTCATAGGTTTTGTAATAACTCTTGTGGCTCAGTTAATTAGTCAAACATAA
- a CDS encoding class I SAM-dependent methyltransferase produces the protein MQKLDNLTSHLSSEYDLQIANTIPYYNFFHQEIINLIESMDIRPDNWLDTGCGTGNLVEKALQKFQNTVFILADPSADMLNKAKEKLEDNKNVEFLEPAPSQNISLSDPADVITSIQSHHYLNENERYKAVKSCYNNLNENGVYVTFENIRPLTDQGTEIGKEYWRKFQISRGKTVVDADNHIKRFGVEYFPITVEDHLSLLRKSGFSVVEMFWYSYMQAGFYCIK, from the coding sequence ATGCAGAAATTAGATAATTTAACATCACACCTTTCAAGTGAATATGACTTACAAATAGCAAATACAATCCCTTACTATAATTTCTTTCACCAGGAAATCATTAATTTAATTGAATCGATGGATATTCGGCCTGATAATTGGTTAGATACTGGCTGTGGGACAGGTAATCTGGTAGAAAAAGCGCTGCAAAAATTCCAAAATACTGTATTTATACTGGCTGATCCTTCTGCAGACATGCTAAATAAAGCAAAAGAAAAATTAGAAGATAATAAAAACGTGGAATTTCTAGAACCTGCACCAAGTCAGAATATTTCTCTTTCAGATCCAGCTGATGTAATTACTTCAATTCAATCACATCATTACCTAAATGAAAATGAGAGATATAAAGCTGTAAAGTCCTGCTATAATAATTTAAATGAAAATGGGGTTTATGTAACATTTGAAAATATTCGCCCGCTTACAGACCAAGGAACTGAAATAGGAAAAGAGTACTGGAGAAAATTTCAAATTTCAAGGGGTAAAACAGTTGTTGATGCTGATAACCATATTAAACGGTTTGGTGTAGAATATTTCCCTATAACTGTTGAGGATCATCTTTCATTACTTAGAAAAAGTGGATTTAGTGTAGTTGAGATGTTCTGGTATTCTTATATGCAGGCTGGATTTTACTGTATTAAATAG
- a CDS encoding TIGR00295 family protein, with protein sequence MTIKILKDLNCPIHLINHSKAVCMKALKLSSNFDVDIELVETGALLHDIGRSKTNGIDHAIAGAEILKNMGFPDSIANIALRHIGAGIPKEEAIQLGLPPQDYIPLTLEEKIVAHADNLTHWDKEVNLDFVIKKWNERLGEDHPSIKRIIKLHNEIVGSNTY encoded by the coding sequence TTGACTATTAAAATTTTAAAGGATTTAAATTGCCCTATTCATTTAATTAATCACTCCAAGGCTGTTTGCATGAAAGCCTTGAAATTATCTTCTAATTTTGATGTTGATATCGAACTGGTAGAAACAGGCGCTCTACTCCATGATATTGGTAGATCTAAAACAAATGGCATAGATCATGCAATAGCAGGCGCAGAAATACTAAAAAACATGGGATTCCCAGATTCCATTGCAAATATTGCACTGAGGCATATAGGTGCAGGTATTCCAAAAGAAGAAGCAATACAGCTCGGTTTACCGCCACAAGATTATATTCCACTTACACTCGAAGAAAAAATTGTCGCCCATGCAGATAATTTAACCCACTGGGACAAAGAAGTAAATTTAGATTTTGTAATTAAAAAGTGGAATGAAAGGCTTGGAGAAGATCATCCCTCAATCAAGAGGATTATTAAGCTCCATAATGAGATTGTAGGTTCTAATACTTATTAA
- a CDS encoding ABC transporter permease has translation MSRISTDIKYSFKETFRDRMNIFWMFVFPIVLFLLFGYIFGGQSGSITLYYQDNDGSQMSNSFIQALNSTGALELKDGSGMNLEQMLKDGKVSAYLEIPKGFGQDILTTGSGGFPSADLPIYYDKSKSTSMAAVSVVQQVANGFNMKMAGAKNIINVKPTEAASSGMNYFDFLLPGILAITIMSAATNMAVGTIARLRSTGVFRKLSTTPLSSKEWIAARITTWTVLVILSLAVAVFIAWLVFNIHPNINLISLLLIVLGTALFAGFGIVVANFVKNEESAMNAVGVITFPLMFVSGTLIPVENMPWFLQYLAKISPLTYLSEGLRSSMITGNMGDAFINLAIVAVLGIILFGLGVATFSWKED, from the coding sequence ATGTCACGAATTAGCACTGATATTAAATACAGTTTTAAAGAGACCTTCCGGGACAGAATGAATATTTTCTGGATGTTTGTATTTCCCATAGTTTTATTCCTATTATTTGGATACATATTTGGTGGTCAATCTGGCTCTATCACATTATATTATCAGGATAACGATGGTTCACAGATGTCGAATTCTTTTATTCAGGCGCTGAACTCTACAGGTGCACTGGAACTCAAAGATGGTTCGGGTATGAATCTGGAGCAGATGCTTAAAGATGGGAAAGTCTCCGCATATCTTGAAATACCTAAAGGATTTGGGCAAGACATTTTAACGACAGGATCTGGTGGTTTTCCTAGTGCTGATTTGCCAATATACTACGATAAGTCAAAATCTACATCCATGGCAGCTGTTTCTGTGGTTCAACAGGTTGCAAATGGTTTTAACATGAAAATGGCAGGTGCCAAAAATATTATTAATGTAAAACCAACTGAAGCTGCTTCATCTGGAATGAACTACTTTGACTTCCTGCTTCCAGGAATACTTGCTATTACCATAATGTCTGCCGCTACAAATATGGCAGTGGGAACCATTGCAAGATTACGCAGTACTGGCGTGTTTAGAAAACTTTCAACCACGCCCCTTTCAAGTAAGGAATGGATCGCTGCAAGAATTACCACATGGACTGTGTTGGTGATTCTTTCCCTGGCAGTAGCTGTATTCATAGCATGGCTTGTATTTAACATACATCCAAATATCAACCTGATAAGTTTACTGCTGATAGTACTTGGGACTGCACTGTTTGCAGGGTTTGGAATAGTGGTTGCAAACTTCGTTAAAAATGAAGAATCGGCCATGAACGCTGTAGGAGTTATAACATTTCCATTGATGTTCGTTTCAGGTACGTTAATACCTGTTGAGAACATGCCGTGGTTCCTGCAGTATTTGGCAAAAATATCTCCTTTAACTTACCTGAGTGAAGGTTTGAGGAGCTCTATGATTACTGGAAATATGGGAGATGCATTTATTAACCTGGCAATTGTCGCAGTACTTGGAATCATACTGTTTGGGTTGGGGGTAGCTACATTTAGCTGGAAAGAGGATTAG
- the comA gene encoding phosphosulfolactate synthase, producing MKAFDFIGSYRIPKPRKIGITMMLDKGLGLNALNDLMEVSGEYIDLAKFGWCTSALHDRDLVKDKIDTYLSYDVTPYPGGTLFEVAYMKNKFSEFLDESDELGFTAIEISDGSTIISPEERRNIISETKDRGFTVISEVGKKNPKDDCKLDTEDRVKLINSDINAGSDRILIEAREGGKGIGIYDECGNVKEEEVEILAKTDMEKIIWEAPLKNQQTYLILKFGPNINLGNIAPDEVTALETMRRGLRGDTLGKLDL from the coding sequence ATGAAAGCATTTGACTTTATTGGGTCATATAGAATTCCTAAACCCCGAAAAATAGGAATAACAATGATGTTAGATAAAGGTCTGGGTTTAAATGCCCTAAACGATCTGATGGAAGTATCTGGTGAATATATAGACCTCGCCAAATTTGGATGGTGCACTTCAGCACTCCATGATAGAGATCTTGTTAAAGACAAAATTGACACATATTTATCCTACGATGTAACTCCTTATCCTGGAGGAACTCTTTTTGAAGTTGCATATATGAAAAATAAATTTTCAGAGTTTTTAGATGAATCTGACGAGTTAGGTTTTACAGCCATTGAGATATCAGATGGATCTACAATCATATCCCCCGAAGAAAGAAGAAATATAATCTCTGAAACTAAGGATAGAGGATTCACAGTTATTTCAGAAGTTGGAAAAAAGAATCCTAAAGATGATTGTAAACTGGACACTGAAGACCGTGTGAAACTTATAAATTCCGATATAAATGCAGGTTCAGATAGAATACTGATTGAAGCACGTGAAGGCGGAAAGGGTATAGGCATTTATGATGAATGTGGAAATGTTAAGGAAGAAGAAGTTGAAATACTTGCAAAGACAGATATGGAAAAAATAATCTGGGAAGCCCCTTTAAAAAACCAGCAGACTTATTTAATCCTGAAATTTGGACCAAATATAAATCTGGGCAATATAGCGCCAGATGAAGTAACTGCACTTGAAACCATGCGGCGCGGGCTTAGAGGGGATACTTTAGGTAAATTAGACCTTTAA
- a CDS encoding pyruvate kinase alpha/beta domain-containing protein, which translates to MEKSIYYFESPGEQNTDKLVEVVKQRKEELGIKNIVVASVSGKTALKLKEAMDDVDIVSITHHAGFKEKGKLEISEEGKSKLVEKGITFYTGSHALSGVGRGISNKFGGVTPVEVIAGTLRLFGQGIKVCVEVTIMAADAGLIPMDSEIIAIGGTAWGADAAVVLEPAHMNNFFDLKIKEIIAMPRS; encoded by the coding sequence ATGGAAAAGAGCATTTATTATTTTGAAAGTCCTGGTGAACAAAATACAGATAAATTGGTAGAAGTTGTAAAGCAGAGAAAAGAAGAATTAGGCATAAAAAATATTGTAGTTGCATCTGTATCTGGTAAAACCGCGCTTAAACTAAAAGAAGCGATGGATGATGTGGATATAGTAAGTATAACTCATCATGCCGGATTTAAAGAAAAAGGAAAACTGGAAATATCTGAAGAAGGCAAAAGTAAGCTTGTAGAAAAAGGTATAACATTTTACACAGGATCGCATGCTTTAAGTGGTGTTGGCAGGGGAATATCAAATAAATTTGGTGGAGTAACACCTGTTGAGGTAATAGCAGGCACCCTTAGATTATTTGGCCAGGGAATAAAGGTTTGTGTTGAAGTAACCATTATGGCTGCTGATGCTGGTTTAATACCCATGGACTCTGAGATAATTGCAATTGGTGGAACTGCATGGGGTGCTGATGCTGCGGTAGTTTTAGAGCCGGCGCATATGAATAATTTCTTTGATCTTAAAATTAAAGAGATAATTGCAATGCCTCGATCTTAG
- a CDS encoding polymer-forming cytoskeletal protein: protein MENKVEDLKIYGSGSSSGGEYNKIRIMGEGRINGDIECKDLKINGEGTVEGNLKAVNTVSIMGEGMLDGNVDCTDFKVNGEGGVDGNLKAEGNVTIRGEADVKGDLKAQKVKVQGELEVNGELVADEVKVTGNINTSGDCNAEIFTVEGSLTIDGLLNADIVKINLYWPCKVHEIGGSEITVKKSGKLSFLGLKLIVTPGRQNELTADIIEGDRIYLENTTAKVVRGTDVTIGSGCKIELVEYTNSFKQDEKSEIIDNKKT, encoded by the coding sequence ATGGAAAACAAAGTTGAAGATTTAAAAATTTATGGATCTGGAAGTTCATCTGGAGGAGAATACAATAAAATCCGCATAATGGGAGAAGGAAGAATAAATGGGGATATTGAATGTAAAGATCTTAAAATTAATGGAGAAGGTACAGTAGAGGGTAATTTAAAAGCAGTAAATACGGTCAGTATAATGGGGGAAGGAATGTTAGATGGAAATGTTGACTGCACTGATTTTAAAGTTAATGGAGAAGGTGGAGTCGATGGAAACCTAAAAGCTGAAGGTAACGTAACCATAAGGGGCGAAGCAGATGTTAAAGGTGATCTAAAAGCTCAAAAAGTTAAAGTTCAGGGGGAACTTGAAGTTAACGGTGAATTAGTTGCAGACGAAGTTAAAGTTACTGGAAATATCAATACTTCAGGGGATTGTAATGCCGAAATTTTTACTGTAGAAGGAAGTCTTACAATTGATGGCCTTTTAAATGCAGATATAGTAAAAATAAACTTATACTGGCCTTGTAAAGTACATGAAATTGGAGGATCAGAAATCACAGTTAAAAAAAGCGGAAAATTAAGCTTTTTAGGCCTTAAGCTTATTGTCACGCCTGGCAGACAAAATGAACTTACTGCAGATATCATTGAAGGAGACCGTATTTACCTTGAAAATACAACTGCAAAAGTGGTGAGAGGGACTGATGTAACCATCGGGTCTGGCTGTAAAATTGAACTGGTGGAATATACAAATAGTTTTAAACAGGATGAAAAATCTGAGATCATTGATAATAAGAAAACATAA
- the tfe gene encoding transcription factor E: MLNETMVQELIQEVTEDNEHSLTIIKCLLEGKITDEEISEEIEVRLNIVRRILYKLYDAGLASYKRSKDPETQWYTYSWTFEKDSVIETISKNYEEKAEEIEESLAYEEDNMFFVCTNGCRFKFEEAAEYNFICPECDETLEYQDNASVITGLKEQMS; the protein is encoded by the coding sequence ATTCTAAACGAAACTATGGTTCAAGAATTGATCCAGGAAGTCACTGAAGATAATGAACATAGTCTCACCATTATCAAATGTCTTTTAGAAGGTAAAATAACCGATGAAGAAATTTCAGAAGAAATCGAAGTAAGACTCAATATAGTGAGAAGAATTCTTTACAAACTCTACGATGCAGGACTTGCAAGCTACAAGCGAAGTAAGGACCCTGAAACTCAATGGTACACCTACAGCTGGACATTTGAAAAAGACAGTGTTATTGAAACTATTTCTAAGAATTACGAAGAAAAAGCGGAAGAAATCGAAGAATCATTAGCATATGAAGAAGACAATATGTTCTTTGTATGTACCAATGGATGCAGATTTAAATTTGAAGAAGCTGCAGAGTACAACTTCATATGCCCGGAATGTGATGAAACACTAGAGTACCAGGATAACGCTTCCGTAATAACTGGATTAAAAGAACAAATGAGCTAA
- a CDS encoding polymer-forming cytoskeletal protein yields MENGISDLKINGHGSSAGGKYNSVTINGNGSINGDLECVYLRVNGQGNVKGNTKAESFKINGNSSIKGDLSAEKVKVKGMTHIEWNLSVEEAETYGNINIGGDCNAEMFRVDGMFAVEGLLNAGELRLNLHGPSRAREIGGEKITVKRMSRFGLRGLKNFIWPHGHDKGLNADVIEGDDVYLENTCAKVVRGNNVELGPECEIELVEYNESFKQDEKAEVGDYRQI; encoded by the coding sequence ATGGAAAATGGAATATCTGACCTGAAAATCAACGGTCATGGAAGTTCAGCCGGGGGTAAATACAACTCTGTAACTATAAATGGAAATGGAAGTATAAACGGCGATCTGGAATGTGTTTACTTGAGAGTTAATGGACAGGGTAATGTTAAAGGCAATACAAAAGCAGAATCCTTTAAAATTAATGGTAATAGCTCAATAAAAGGGGATTTGAGCGCTGAGAAAGTTAAAGTTAAGGGTATGACACATATTGAATGGAATTTGTCTGTAGAAGAGGCTGAAACCTATGGAAATATCAATATTGGAGGGGACTGCAACGCTGAAATGTTCCGTGTAGACGGCATGTTTGCAGTCGAAGGCCTCTTAAATGCAGGTGAATTAAGACTTAATTTACATGGACCCTCCAGAGCACGCGAAATTGGCGGTGAGAAAATTACGGTTAAAAGAATGAGCCGGTTTGGATTAAGAGGTCTAAAAAATTTTATCTGGCCGCATGGGCACGATAAAGGCCTTAATGCAGATGTTATCGAGGGAGATGATGTTTACCTCGAGAATACATGTGCTAAAGTTGTAAGGGGAAATAATGTAGAATTAGGGCCTGAATGTGAAATTGAACTTGTGGAATACAATGAAAGTTTCAAACAGGATGAAAAAGCAGAAGTGGGCGATTACAGGCAGATATGA
- a CDS encoding ABC transporter permease: protein MSRISTDLKYSFIETFNDKTNIAIFFIFPTILFLLLGNVLGGLGSQLQNNASSGMNYFDFLLPGILAIFITMTGAQMAAGTIVNYRNSGVFRKLATTPISNMEWIAARIVMWTILTLLSLAVAIFAAWLIIGIHPNINLISLLLMVAGTALFVGFGILVANFIKNEGAAFTVTMGTAFLLTLVSGTFIPVETMPWFLQFLTKISPLTYLSEGLRSSMITGNTGNAVTDLLIVAGLGILLFGVGVALFNWKED from the coding sequence GTGTCAAGAATTAGCACTGACCTTAAATACAGTTTCATAGAAACTTTTAATGACAAAACAAATATTGCTATTTTCTTCATATTCCCAACTATTCTGTTTCTGTTGTTAGGAAATGTGTTGGGGGGTCTGGGAAGTCAATTACAGAATAATGCATCTTCTGGTATGAACTATTTTGATTTCCTGCTTCCGGGGATACTGGCTATTTTTATTACGATGACTGGTGCACAAATGGCTGCAGGAACTATTGTCAACTACCGCAATTCTGGAGTATTTCGAAAACTTGCAACAACACCAATTTCAAACATGGAATGGATTGCTGCAAGGATCGTTATGTGGACTATCTTAACACTTCTTTCACTGGCCGTAGCCATTTTTGCAGCCTGGCTGATAATTGGCATACATCCAAACATCAATCTGATAAGCCTGCTATTAATGGTCGCTGGGACTGCATTGTTTGTAGGATTTGGAATACTTGTTGCAAACTTCATTAAAAATGAAGGAGCTGCATTTACTGTTACAATGGGCACAGCGTTTCTGTTAACGCTTGTTTCAGGGACTTTCATACCTGTAGAAACTATGCCATGGTTCCTGCAGTTCCTGACGAAAATATCGCCTTTAACCTACTTAAGCGAAGGTCTTAGAAGTTCGATGATTACAGGAAATACTGGAAACGCAGTCACTGACCTGTTAATTGTTGCAGGACTTGGAATATTACTTTTTGGTGTAGGAGTCGCGTTATTCAACTGGAAAGAGGATTAA
- a CDS encoding ABC transporter ATP-binding protein, producing the protein MTNNVIEVKSLVKKYGDFTAVDNISFNIKKGEIFAFLGPNGAGKTTTVEIMECLKSSTAGSVNILGFDIKKDEMKVKQKIGVLPQDFNAFEWLTVYENIDYFAQMYPKHLEVDDLVKMLGLEHKRDTLFKDLSGGLKQRVGIAISLVNDPEIVFLDEPSTGLDPKARRDVWDAVKELKKQGKTVFLTTHYMDEAHYLAGKVCVLHNGHIIAEGTPEDLINRYGGGNMLIIRECDEHTRGELIKAIPDCKVEGNDILVELEEGNGMKSMSEAISIINANGLTCEELYVKKATLEDVFLNLTGDKLVEGGK; encoded by the coding sequence ATGACAAATAACGTAATTGAAGTGAAATCTCTGGTAAAAAAATATGGGGATTTCACTGCAGTAGATAACATATCATTTAATATTAAAAAAGGTGAAATATTTGCTTTCCTTGGACCTAATGGTGCAGGGAAGACTACAACAGTTGAAATAATGGAATGTCTTAAAAGTTCAACTGCTGGTTCTGTAAATATTCTTGGATTTGACATTAAAAAAGACGAAATGAAAGTTAAACAAAAAATTGGCGTGCTTCCACAGGATTTTAATGCATTTGAATGGTTGACAGTATATGAAAATATCGATTATTTCGCTCAAATGTATCCAAAACATCTTGAAGTCGATGATTTAGTCAAAATGTTGGGTTTAGAGCATAAAAGAGACACTTTATTTAAGGATCTTTCCGGAGGCTTAAAACAGCGCGTGGGAATTGCTATATCTCTGGTTAACGATCCTGAAATAGTTTTTCTTGATGAACCAAGTACTGGTCTTGACCCAAAAGCAAGAAGAGATGTATGGGATGCAGTTAAGGAATTAAAAAAACAGGGTAAGACTGTATTTCTTACAACTCATTATATGGATGAGGCCCACTATCTTGCAGGTAAGGTGTGCGTCTTACATAACGGCCATATTATTGCTGAAGGAACCCCTGAAGACTTAATAAACCGTTACGGTGGGGGTAATATGCTTATTATCCGAGAATGTGACGAACATACAAGAGGTGAACTTATTAAAGCTATCCCTGATTGTAAAGTTGAAGGTAATGACATTTTGGTAGAATTAGAAGAAGGAAATGGAATGAAGAGCATGTCCGAGGCAATATCTATTATTAATGCAAATGGTTTAACATGTGAAGAGCTTTACGTTAAAAAAGCAACTCTTGAAGATGTATTTTTAAATTTAACTGGGGACAAACTTGTTGAGGGGGGAAAATAA